In Alicyclobacillus macrosporangiidus CPP55, a single window of DNA contains:
- a CDS encoding helix-turn-helix domain-containing protein, with the protein MTEEGKVRKGWANEFTQFPNKIYDTQVSGYAKAVYIYLCRRADSEGQSFPGYGTMADEVGFSKSTIRRAVDELIDAGLLTKEMRGRKESGEFYPNLYTVIHPDDARPNVLKGGMFPQSIPHDDGGMLSQNIPSEEGGMFSQNIPMLSQNIRMVCENTELDPLTRSTNEDDDLDHAHARESEFQDMATPRPDTPVDDDRHPIPEAPDTGIVVQASSSPDSVGRVPNDVTPIAWEKEEDPYLAVDYRMMQHLGRPYIARENDYRAIKQLLDSGVPLDFILDGIDYTFATFAHKKIRSFAYCAEVIKQRWACELAKREAAVAIDWSAYRTSNDRRSTKKSGQAMETQEVVRDERYRAFYELFPDLT; encoded by the coding sequence ATGACGGAGGAGGGAAAAGTTCGTAAAGGCTGGGCCAACGAGTTCACCCAGTTCCCAAACAAAATCTACGACACGCAGGTTAGCGGATACGCTAAAGCTGTGTATATCTACCTGTGCAGACGAGCAGACAGCGAGGGCCAGAGCTTCCCGGGATATGGAACGATGGCGGATGAAGTTGGATTTTCGAAATCAACCATCCGGCGAGCCGTAGACGAACTAATTGATGCCGGACTACTCACCAAGGAGATGCGCGGTCGTAAAGAGTCCGGGGAGTTTTATCCAAATCTCTACACGGTGATCCACCCTGACGATGCGAGGCCAAACGTGCTCAAAGGGGGTATGTTCCCACAGAGCATACCCCATGATGATGGGGGTATGCTCTCACAGAACATACCCAGTGAAGAGGGGGGTATGTTCTCTCAGAACATACCTATGCTCTCACAGAACATACGTATGGTCTGTGAGAACACAGAACTAGATCCACTAACTAGATCCACTAACGAAGATGATGATCTAGATCACGCGCATGCGCGAGAGAGCGAATTCCAGGACATGGCAACACCTCGCCCGGACACTCCTGTCGATGACGACAGACACCCAATTCCCGAGGCCCCTGACACGGGTATCGTGGTCCAAGCGTCCTCGTCGCCGGATAGCGTAGGACGGGTGCCAAACGATGTCACACCAATCGCTTGGGAGAAGGAAGAGGACCCGTACCTGGCTGTTGACTACCGCATGATGCAACACCTTGGCCGCCCGTACATCGCGAGGGAGAACGACTACCGGGCGATCAAACAGCTTTTGGACAGCGGCGTACCTCTTGACTTCATCCTGGATGGAATTGACTACACGTTTGCGACCTTCGCACACAAAAAAATCCGGAGTTTTGCGTACTGTGCAGAGGTCATCAAGCAGCGCTGGGCGTGCGAATTGGCCAAGCGCGAGGCGGCTGTAGCGATTGACTGGTCTGCGTATCGAACGAGTAACGACAGGCGCAGTACGAAAAAGAGCGGACAAGCCATGGAGACGCAGGAGGTGGTCCGTGATGAGCGTTACAGGGCGTTCTATGAGTTATTCCCGGACCTGACTTGA
- a CDS encoding helix-turn-helix domain-containing protein produces MKRGKSKGHVILKLLREAAELTQCDLAEAIPLNRYTVGRIENGDHVDQEVARMGERMGWS; encoded by the coding sequence TTGAAGCGGGGCAAAAGCAAGGGGCATGTGATCCTCAAGCTGCTGCGAGAAGCAGCGGAATTGACCCAATGCGATCTGGCTGAGGCGATCCCGTTGAACCGGTACACGGTCGGCCGGATCGAGAACGGCGATCACGTGGACCAAGAGGTTGCTCGGATGGGTGAACGCATGGGGTGGTCTTGA
- a CDS encoding helix-turn-helix transcriptional regulator, with the protein MNEVLRAARLAKGYTQEQMAKMLGYKSKSGYCMLERGPNDPPLKVALKIAAILEKPVEELFSGRDVHETGTSEHTA; encoded by the coding sequence GTGAACGAAGTGCTCAGGGCCGCTCGTTTGGCCAAGGGATATACCCAAGAGCAAATGGCGAAGATGCTTGGCTATAAGTCTAAGAGCGGTTATTGCATGCTTGAGCGCGGGCCCAACGATCCGCCGTTGAAAGTGGCGTTGAAAATTGCGGCCATCCTGGAGAAGCCAGTCGAAGAGCTTTTTTCTGGTCGTGATGTTCATGAAACAGGAACATCAGAACACACTGCCTAA
- a CDS encoding XRE family transcriptional regulator, translating into MNKIHVLSMVMYNELQRGVMSMLGSRIRKMRQANKMTQQQLADRLGLAKSTISQYENDINEPDADTLRRLSETLGCTADYLLGRTDDPHGFSASSSDEHVSSTERKLLETVRDLPPDKQQQVAEFADFLKHKERGEESATMVSDDSDDLDDVEYEITEIAAHMESGYGDDDPEFLQHLDKVIRRVLRRYDESVRNRQGNDDNNR; encoded by the coding sequence GTGAACAAAATTCACGTTCTGTCGATGGTCATGTACAATGAACTTCAGAGGGGCGTGATGTCCATGCTTGGTTCTCGTATCCGCAAGATGAGGCAAGCAAACAAAATGACACAGCAGCAACTTGCAGATCGATTGGGCTTGGCGAAATCGACCATCTCCCAGTATGAGAATGACATCAACGAGCCGGACGCTGATACACTTCGACGATTATCTGAAACTCTAGGCTGTACAGCCGATTATTTGCTCGGCCGCACCGACGACCCGCACGGATTTTCGGCTTCAAGTTCCGATGAGCATGTGTCTTCCACGGAACGCAAGCTGCTCGAAACCGTCCGCGACCTTCCTCCGGACAAGCAGCAGCAGGTGGCTGAGTTCGCTGACTTTCTCAAACATAAGGAGCGTGGTGAGGAATCCGCCACAATGGTTTCGGATGACTCGGATGACTTAGATGATGTCGAATACGAAATCACCGAGATAGCAGCTCATATGGAGTCTGGATATGGGGATGATGACCCGGAATTTCTTCAGCATTTGGACAAGGTAATCCGCCGTGTCCTGCGCAGATATGACGAGTCAGTACGCAATCGCCAAGGGAACGATGACAACAACAGGTGA
- a CDS encoding ImmA/IrrE family metallo-endopeptidase, producing the protein MLDLIKSEAIVLDYDRLDFSTKKLYGVYFYERVRQKAFIVLERRIDTRPTLHRCVLAEELGHYFTVPCSKFTKPYVTYADRLKLTRDERRALSWAARFLISDDDLKEALAYRYRNLSDLAEHLGVTIEIARMRLEIHRMTA; encoded by the coding sequence ATGTTGGACCTTATAAAATCGGAGGCAATCGTATTGGATTACGACCGCCTTGACTTTAGCACCAAGAAACTATATGGCGTCTATTTCTATGAACGTGTTCGACAAAAGGCTTTTATCGTACTCGAACGCCGCATTGATACGCGACCTACTTTACATAGATGTGTACTGGCCGAAGAACTCGGCCATTATTTCACGGTTCCGTGTTCAAAATTCACAAAACCCTATGTCACGTATGCAGACCGTCTTAAACTAACCCGAGACGAAAGGCGAGCATTATCATGGGCGGCTCGCTTTTTGATCTCCGACGATGACCTCAAAGAAGCGCTCGCTTACCGATACAGGAATCTAAGCGACCTGGCGGAACATCTGGGTGTGACAATCGAAATCGCGAGGATGAGACTGGAGATTCATCGGATGACTGCTTAG
- a CDS encoding recombinase family protein, whose protein sequence is MTVALYCRVSTDEQAMHGFSLEAQKDRLIAYCQSQGWKDYEVYSDDGYSGTNLDRPALRRLIRHIGSGLIQSVVVYRLDRLSRRQRHVLYLLEEVFERHGVTFKSATEPFDTSTPLGKAMIGILAVFAQLERDTIIERTKEGHHKRARQGLWGGGPQPFGYRWNKEAGRLETVPSEARIVREMYRRFLQGCSLVEIADWAASQYSDRWWDHHVVKDMLQRPIYAGHVHYGTAMAKGNHEPIIDEVTFQSAQKEMKRREGRLPARGEYLLSGLLRCGECGEPMLHHLVHRNRGKPKDHHYYVCARKMKGSRYRKPVGPCPSHHIQMEWLDDQVTQLVRSIATSPEDLISQTEEPQAADEIMALEAELASVERKLRRWYDAFEEEAIDARELRRRVADLERERGRIELALDEAQERLRRPDPEPMLDAFHAIRDAWDRMELSEKKTLLRATIRQIVVYKDSSFHIEWNL, encoded by the coding sequence ATGACCGTCGCTCTCTACTGCCGCGTATCAACCGATGAGCAGGCCATGCACGGCTTTAGTCTGGAAGCCCAAAAAGATCGCCTCATCGCCTACTGCCAAAGCCAGGGCTGGAAGGACTATGAGGTGTATTCGGACGACGGATATTCCGGAACCAACTTGGATCGCCCTGCCTTACGTCGCCTAATCCGTCACATCGGGAGCGGCTTGATTCAAAGTGTGGTGGTGTACCGACTGGACCGCCTCAGCCGCCGGCAGCGGCACGTGTTGTACCTGCTCGAAGAGGTATTTGAGCGACACGGCGTGACGTTCAAAAGCGCCACGGAACCCTTTGACACCTCGACGCCTCTTGGGAAGGCCATGATCGGCATCCTCGCTGTCTTCGCTCAGCTTGAGCGAGACACAATCATTGAGCGGACCAAGGAAGGCCACCACAAGCGGGCGCGACAGGGTCTGTGGGGTGGCGGTCCGCAGCCGTTCGGATACCGGTGGAACAAGGAGGCCGGCCGGCTTGAAACCGTCCCATCCGAAGCGCGCATAGTGCGAGAGATGTATCGGCGCTTTTTGCAAGGGTGCTCGCTGGTGGAGATCGCGGATTGGGCAGCATCGCAATACTCAGACCGTTGGTGGGATCACCATGTGGTGAAAGACATGTTGCAGCGGCCCATCTATGCCGGCCACGTGCACTATGGCACCGCCATGGCCAAAGGAAATCACGAGCCCATCATTGATGAGGTCACTTTCCAGAGTGCGCAAAAGGAGATGAAGCGTCGCGAGGGCCGCTTGCCTGCGCGCGGCGAATATCTGCTCAGCGGTCTTTTACGCTGTGGCGAGTGCGGTGAACCCATGCTCCACCACCTTGTACACCGTAATCGGGGCAAACCCAAGGACCACCACTACTATGTCTGCGCGCGTAAAATGAAGGGTTCACGTTATCGCAAGCCGGTGGGCCCATGCCCATCGCATCACATACAGATGGAATGGCTGGATGACCAGGTGACCCAACTGGTCCGCTCTATCGCGACGTCGCCGGAAGATCTGATCTCGCAGACGGAAGAGCCGCAGGCAGCGGACGAAATCATGGCGTTGGAAGCCGAGCTCGCATCGGTCGAGCGCAAGCTGCGACGGTGGTATGACGCCTTCGAGGAAGAAGCGATCGATGCACGTGAGTTGCGTCGGCGCGTTGCGGATCTGGAGCGTGAGCGCGGGCGCATTGAACTCGCTCTGGATGAGGCGCAGGAACGGCTTCGGCGTCCGGACCCGGAACCGATGTTGGACGCGTTCCATGCGATTCGTGATGCGTGGGATAGAATGGAGCTATCGGAAAAAAAGACGTTGTTGCGGGCGACAATTCGGCAGATCGTCGTGTACAAGGACAGTTCATTCCACATCGAATGGAACCTGTAA
- a CDS encoding glycerate kinase, giving the protein MRFVVAPDSYKGSLSAAAVGQAIARGVQAEIPDAAVQVFPMADGGEGTVDALVAATGGRLRGMRASGPLLEPVDTAYGELGDGRTAVLEIANVAGLPMVPADRRNPLQTSSRGLGELMRAALDAGFRRFIVGLGGSATNDGGMGMLSALGVRFLDAAGLPVEPVGGSLERVAVVDWSGLDPRLAETEIRVASDVDNPLCGPRGASAVFGPQKGATPEMVARLDAALGRWSTLVEEASGRHLAEAPGAGAAGGLGFALMAVGGQLSSGAALVAETIGLTQAVQPGDWVITGEGQSDAQTLHGKVPYYVARLAREAGARPILLSGGLGTGSDRLLDHFVSIHAAVPRPMAVEEAMADAEVLVYQAARSIARLIRTASQGLGHTGC; this is encoded by the coding sequence ATGCGGTTTGTGGTGGCGCCCGATTCGTACAAGGGCAGCCTGTCGGCAGCGGCGGTGGGACAAGCGATAGCGCGCGGCGTCCAGGCAGAGATCCCGGACGCCGCGGTGCAGGTGTTTCCGATGGCGGACGGCGGTGAGGGGACGGTGGATGCGCTCGTGGCGGCCACGGGCGGCCGGCTGCGCGGGATGCGGGCCTCCGGTCCGCTGCTGGAGCCGGTGGATACGGCTTACGGCGAGCTGGGGGACGGGCGGACGGCGGTGCTCGAGATCGCGAATGTGGCCGGGTTGCCGATGGTGCCGGCGGATCGAAGAAATCCGCTGCAGACGTCGTCGCGGGGGCTCGGGGAGCTGATGCGCGCCGCGCTGGACGCCGGATTCCGCCGGTTCATCGTCGGGCTCGGCGGCAGCGCGACGAACGACGGGGGCATGGGGATGCTCTCGGCGCTCGGCGTGCGCTTCCTGGACGCCGCGGGGCTGCCCGTCGAACCGGTGGGCGGGAGCCTGGAACGGGTGGCGGTGGTCGACTGGAGCGGGCTGGATCCGCGCCTGGCCGAGACGGAGATCCGGGTTGCGAGCGACGTCGACAACCCGCTGTGCGGCCCGCGCGGTGCGTCGGCGGTGTTCGGCCCGCAGAAGGGCGCCACGCCGGAGATGGTGGCCCGCCTCGACGCGGCGCTCGGCCGCTGGTCGACGTTGGTAGAGGAGGCGTCGGGCAGGCATCTGGCGGAGGCGCCGGGCGCAGGGGCGGCGGGCGGCCTCGGCTTCGCCCTCATGGCCGTCGGCGGACAACTGTCGTCGGGGGCGGCCCTCGTGGCCGAGACCATCGGATTGACCCAGGCGGTTCAGCCGGGAGATTGGGTGATCACCGGCGAGGGGCAGAGCGACGCCCAGACGCTGCACGGCAAGGTCCCGTACTACGTCGCCCGCCTGGCGCGCGAAGCGGGGGCGCGGCCCATCCTGTTGTCGGGCGGCCTCGGGACGGGATCCGATCGGCTGCTGGACCATTTCGTCAGCATCCACGCCGCGGTCCCGCGGCCAATGGCCGTCGAGGAGGCGATGGCGGACGCGGAGGTCTTGGTGTACCAAGCCGCCCGCAGCATCGCCCGGCTCATCCGGACCGCCTCCCAGGGACTGGGGCACACCGGGTGTTAG
- a CDS encoding SDR family NAD(P)-dependent oxidoreductase, which yields MGHEGRVAVVTGAARGIGRAIAEAFAWAGGRVVMADRDVEPLERAAADLRQAGADVTAVAADVAKPEDVVRLMEAAVDAYGRIDTLINNAGVSRWKSPLELTVDEWDEVLNINLRGVFLCAREAARRMREQGGGAIVNIASTRALMSEPDSEAYAASKGGVVALTHALAVSLGPYGIRVNAISPGWIETGDYGALRPIDHAQHPSGRVGRPQDIARACLFLADPDNGFITGENLVIDGGMTKKMIYEP from the coding sequence ATGGGACATGAAGGGCGCGTGGCTGTGGTCACGGGAGCGGCCCGCGGTATCGGCCGCGCGATCGCGGAAGCGTTTGCGTGGGCTGGCGGGCGCGTGGTGATGGCCGACCGGGATGTGGAGCCGCTGGAACGGGCGGCGGCGGACCTGCGCCAGGCGGGGGCCGATGTCACCGCGGTGGCGGCGGACGTGGCGAAGCCTGAGGACGTCGTGCGGCTGATGGAGGCGGCGGTGGACGCGTACGGGCGGATCGACACCTTGATCAACAACGCGGGGGTCTCCCGTTGGAAGTCGCCGCTGGAGCTCACGGTCGACGAGTGGGACGAGGTGCTGAACATCAACCTGCGCGGGGTGTTCCTGTGCGCCCGCGAGGCGGCTCGCCGGATGCGCGAACAGGGTGGCGGCGCCATCGTCAACATCGCCTCGACGCGGGCCTTGATGTCGGAACCGGACAGCGAGGCGTACGCCGCGTCCAAGGGCGGGGTGGTGGCGTTGACGCACGCCCTGGCGGTCTCTCTGGGGCCGTACGGCATTCGGGTGAACGCCATCAGTCCCGGGTGGATCGAGACTGGCGACTATGGGGCGCTTCGCCCGATCGATCACGCGCAGCACCCGTCGGGCCGGGTGGGGCGGCCGCAGGACATCGCTCGCGCCTGCCTGTTTCTCGCTGACCCGGACAACGGGTTCATCACCGGCGAGAACCTGGTGATCGACGGCGGGATGACCAAGAAGATGATCTACGAACCGTGA
- a CDS encoding ABC transporter ATP-binding protein — MNVIEFRDIVWRRGTETILQHVDWTVAQGQHWAIIGCNGSGKTSLLRMLCGYIWPTSGTISVLGHRFGTVDLRELRKSIGLVSSAFQEQLQSFHPRETALDVVLSGKFSTIGVYDEVCEEDVDRAADLLARFGAADLADRTFNTLSQGEKQRVLLARAWMGRPRILILDEPCTGLDVLAREHLLQAIQVLGQAEDAPTLLYVTHHIEELLPLFSHVLLLKHGRVVASGEKPRVVTEPLLSEAFSIPVEITWQDDRPWLRVASGAGVMGAGVASG, encoded by the coding sequence TTGAACGTCATCGAATTTCGCGATATCGTCTGGCGCCGCGGCACCGAAACGATCCTGCAACACGTCGACTGGACGGTGGCGCAGGGCCAGCACTGGGCCATCATCGGGTGCAACGGGTCCGGAAAGACCTCCCTGCTGCGCATGTTGTGCGGCTACATCTGGCCGACGTCCGGCACCATCTCCGTGCTCGGCCACCGGTTCGGAACGGTCGACCTGCGCGAGTTGCGCAAATCCATCGGATTGGTGAGTTCTGCCTTCCAGGAGCAACTTCAGTCGTTCCATCCGCGGGAGACGGCGCTGGACGTGGTGCTGAGCGGGAAGTTCTCCACCATCGGGGTCTACGACGAAGTGTGTGAAGAGGATGTCGATCGCGCAGCCGACCTGCTCGCCCGCTTCGGCGCGGCCGACCTGGCAGATCGGACATTCAACACCCTGTCGCAAGGGGAAAAACAGCGGGTACTGCTCGCCCGGGCATGGATGGGCCGGCCCCGCATCCTCATCCTCGACGAACCCTGCACCGGCCTCGACGTCCTCGCCCGCGAACACCTCCTGCAGGCCATCCAAGTCCTCGGTCAGGCGGAGGATGCCCCGACACTCCTGTACGTCACCCACCACATCGAGGAACTTTTGCCCCTGTTCTCCCACGTGCTGCTGCTCAAACACGGACGCGTGGTCGCCAGCGGCGAGAAACCGCGCGTCGTCACAGAACCCTTGTTGTCCGAGGCGTTCTCCATCCCGGTCGAGATCACGTGGCAAGATGACCGGCCGTGGCTCCGCGTGGCGTCGGGCGCGGGCGTGATGGGGGCTGGTGTGGCATCCGGTTGA
- a CDS encoding DedA family protein — protein MDFDVQSLLQHYGYAGVFLILLLEPIGIPFPAETTLTISGIAWSNGVFALLPLLLAASLGNIIGSLVAYLIGRYLGRPVILRYGRFVGITPKRLDKATATFEKYQATVVLFSKFIAGIRILVPYIAGMNRMPLLLFTVYTVAAALVWAATFIILGRSIEMEWARYHHLIYQYSAVAAVIAVVLIGLYIFLKVRARRRER, from the coding sequence ATGGACTTCGACGTCCAAAGTCTGCTGCAACACTATGGATACGCGGGCGTGTTTCTGATCTTGCTCCTGGAGCCCATCGGGATTCCGTTTCCTGCCGAGACCACGCTGACCATCTCCGGCATCGCATGGTCCAACGGGGTATTCGCGCTGCTGCCCCTGCTGCTCGCGGCCAGCCTCGGGAACATCATCGGGTCGCTGGTGGCGTACCTGATTGGGCGTTACCTCGGACGGCCGGTGATCCTGCGCTACGGCCGTTTTGTGGGCATCACGCCCAAGCGCTTGGACAAGGCCACAGCCACGTTTGAGAAGTACCAGGCGACCGTGGTCCTCTTTTCCAAGTTCATCGCCGGGATCCGCATCCTCGTCCCGTACATCGCGGGTATGAACCGCATGCCGCTGCTCTTGTTTACCGTCTACACGGTGGCGGCTGCCTTGGTCTGGGCGGCCACCTTCATCATCCTCGGCCGCTCCATCGAAATGGAGTGGGCCCGGTACCACCATCTCATCTACCAATACTCGGCCGTGGCGGCGGTCATCGCCGTGGTCCTCATCGGGCTGTACATCTTTCTCAAGGTTCGAGCACGCCGGCGGGAGCGGTGA
- the pnpS gene encoding two-component system histidine kinase PnpS, with the protein MSGVRIRVTAAAAGAAAALLLLASLWALSFFEREQRDGDVAALTAGARGLALALGQTEPGRWTAVLAGWPGLPDGLPVQVAVYDLAGRRVAEWGSGGGAGPAGLPADVRFALSGREVAGEVREAGGVGSAWVAAEPIRVSDGRVAGAVRMVLPAGSRARHLIHQWALYGGGMAGLWLLASAYAYRRSRRLAERLRRLATVAERIEAGEAGARVRDPGVGEWAELGAAIRRLAERVEEQRARLHREQVTLASVIEHMTAGVMVVDRAGRVLLANEAAMRLLAPWAAAVVGRMHADVIADEAVVRAVDHALATGEGARLEVTGGRAREARADVALRPLRGEQGAVEAVVIVAHDVTSWRRLERMRSEFVANVSHELRTPMTAIQGFTETLLDGALEDPDTAREFLTVIHDEAVRLNRLVRDLLDLSKIESGHTVMRFERADVAALARSSAERLRLQAEAGGIDLQLDLPHPVWAEVAPERIQQVLDNLVANAIAYTPAGGFVRLRAEEADGWALVHVEDSGIGIPEADLSRIFERFYRVDKARDRRSGGTGLGLAIAKHIVEAHGGRIEVESQVGRGSRFTVWLPVHQGARQGDRPGGGQNVTVR; encoded by the coding sequence ATGAGCGGAGTCCGCATCCGGGTCACGGCGGCTGCGGCAGGCGCGGCAGCGGCTCTGCTGCTGCTCGCGAGCCTGTGGGCCCTGTCCTTCTTCGAACGCGAGCAGCGCGACGGCGACGTGGCGGCGTTGACGGCGGGCGCGCGCGGGTTGGCGCTGGCCCTGGGCCAGACGGAACCGGGCAGGTGGACGGCGGTGCTGGCCGGGTGGCCTGGGCTGCCTGACGGGCTGCCCGTGCAGGTGGCGGTGTACGATCTCGCGGGACGCCGGGTGGCCGAGTGGGGCTCCGGGGGAGGGGCCGGCCCAGCAGGGTTGCCGGCGGACGTGCGGTTCGCCCTATCCGGCCGGGAGGTGGCAGGCGAGGTCCGGGAAGCGGGCGGCGTCGGGTCAGCGTGGGTGGCTGCGGAGCCCATCCGGGTGTCGGATGGACGGGTGGCGGGTGCGGTGCGGATGGTGCTCCCCGCCGGGTCCAGGGCGCGCCACCTCATCCACCAGTGGGCGTTGTACGGCGGGGGGATGGCGGGGTTGTGGCTGCTGGCGTCGGCGTACGCGTACCGGCGATCCCGCCGGCTGGCCGAACGCCTGCGGCGCCTCGCGACCGTGGCGGAGCGCATCGAGGCGGGAGAGGCCGGTGCCCGGGTCCGCGACCCCGGTGTGGGCGAGTGGGCCGAACTGGGCGCCGCCATTCGCCGGCTCGCGGAGCGGGTCGAGGAACAGCGGGCGCGTTTGCACCGGGAGCAGGTGACGCTGGCCAGCGTGATCGAACACATGACAGCCGGGGTGATGGTCGTCGACCGCGCCGGGCGGGTGCTGCTCGCCAACGAGGCGGCGATGCGCCTGTTGGCACCGTGGGCGGCCGCGGTGGTGGGGCGGATGCACGCGGACGTGATTGCAGACGAAGCGGTGGTGCGGGCGGTCGATCACGCGCTTGCCACTGGGGAAGGCGCCCGGCTGGAGGTCACCGGGGGCAGGGCCAGGGAGGCCAGGGCCGACGTCGCCCTCCGCCCGCTGCGGGGCGAGCAGGGGGCGGTGGAGGCGGTGGTCATCGTGGCCCACGACGTGACCTCCTGGCGGCGTCTGGAACGGATGCGCAGCGAATTCGTCGCCAACGTGTCGCACGAGCTGCGCACGCCGATGACGGCCATCCAAGGGTTCACGGAGACGCTGCTCGACGGGGCGTTGGAAGACCCGGATACGGCGCGCGAGTTCCTGACGGTCATCCACGACGAAGCCGTGCGCCTGAACCGTCTGGTGCGCGACCTGTTGGATCTGTCGAAGATCGAGTCCGGGCACACGGTGATGCGCTTTGAGCGGGCCGACGTGGCGGCGCTGGCGCGATCGAGCGCGGAGCGTCTGAGGCTCCAGGCGGAGGCGGGCGGGATTGACCTGCAATTGGACCTGCCCCATCCGGTGTGGGCAGAGGTGGCGCCGGAGCGCATCCAGCAGGTGTTGGACAACCTGGTCGCCAATGCCATCGCCTACACGCCGGCCGGCGGCTTCGTCCGGCTGCGAGCGGAGGAGGCGGACGGCTGGGCCTTGGTCCATGTGGAGGACAGCGGGATCGGAATCCCCGAGGCGGACCTCTCCCGCATCTTCGAGCGGTTCTACCGCGTGGACAAGGCGCGCGATCGCCGGTCCGGCGGCACGGGGCTCGGGCTCGCCATCGCCAAGCACATCGTCGAAGCGCACGGAGGGCGCATCGAAGTGGAGAGCCAGGTCGGACGGGGGAGCCGGTTCACGGTGTGGTTGCCCGTTCACCAGGGGGCGCGGCAGGGGGACCGCCCGGGTGGCGGGCAAAACGTCACAGTTCGGTGA
- a CDS encoding response regulator transcription factor, with product MTAKVLVVDDEAAIVQLVAYNLRQAGYEVMTASDGWDALAKVEAADPDLVVLDWMLPGLDGMEVCRRLRSRGERPGIIMLTARDDEVDRVVGLEMGADDYVTKPFSPRELTARVKAVLRRAAAGRGPGDGEEEGGVYQVGSLRVLEREREVYVGERRVDLTTREFDLLLYLIRHAGQVLSREQLLNDVWGYAFTGDSRIVDVHVSHLREKLEEDPRRPAFIQTVRGVGYKLAGRAR from the coding sequence ATGACCGCCAAGGTTTTGGTGGTAGATGATGAGGCAGCGATTGTCCAACTGGTCGCGTACAACCTGCGTCAGGCGGGATACGAGGTCATGACGGCCAGCGACGGCTGGGACGCCCTGGCGAAGGTGGAAGCGGCCGACCCCGATCTGGTGGTGCTCGACTGGATGCTTCCGGGGCTCGACGGGATGGAGGTATGCCGCCGCCTGCGCTCGCGCGGCGAACGGCCCGGCATCATCATGCTGACCGCGCGGGACGACGAGGTCGACCGCGTGGTCGGGCTCGAGATGGGGGCGGACGATTACGTCACCAAGCCGTTTTCTCCGCGCGAATTGACGGCGCGCGTCAAGGCGGTGCTCCGCCGCGCGGCCGCGGGGCGAGGTCCCGGCGACGGCGAGGAGGAGGGGGGCGTTTACCAGGTGGGCTCCCTGCGCGTGCTGGAACGGGAGCGGGAGGTGTATGTGGGCGAACGGCGAGTGGATCTCACCACGCGCGAGTTCGATCTGCTCCTGTACCTCATCCGCCATGCGGGGCAGGTTCTCTCGCGGGAGCAGCTGCTCAACGACGTGTGGGGATATGCGTTCACGGGCGACTCGCGCATCGTGGACGTGCACGTGTCCCACCTCCGGGAAAAACTGGAGGAGGACCCGAGGCGCCCGGCCTTCATCCAGACGGTGCGCGGAGTCGGTTACAAGTTGGCGGGGCGGGCGCGGTGA
- a CDS encoding DUF47 domain-containing protein, which yields MPKRSEQLFRFLVDIAGNLHDTAAYFAEGLKELHRLDEFMQRLKDFEHRGDELTSGLVTLLNATYITPLEREDFLELAVSMDDIVDGLEACAVRFGVYQITEATPVMHEFAQNILQSVEEIRGAMDRLFQRRLKDLREYTMKINQLEKAGDAVLRNALRDLFGKGRYDVLDVIKLKEIYETLENVTDRCEDVADVLDSITVKNA from the coding sequence GTGCCCAAACGCAGTGAACAACTGTTTCGCTTTCTCGTCGACATCGCCGGGAATCTGCACGACACCGCCGCATACTTCGCCGAAGGCCTGAAGGAACTCCACCGTTTGGACGAGTTCATGCAACGTTTGAAGGACTTCGAGCACCGCGGGGACGAGCTGACCAGCGGGCTGGTCACCCTGCTCAACGCGACTTATATCACGCCCCTGGAACGGGAAGATTTCCTCGAGCTGGCCGTCTCCATGGACGACATCGTCGACGGCCTGGAGGCCTGCGCCGTCCGATTCGGGGTCTATCAGATCACAGAGGCCACGCCGGTCATGCACGAGTTCGCCCAGAACATCTTGCAGAGCGTCGAAGAGATCCGCGGTGCCATGGACCGGCTGTTCCAGCGCCGGCTCAAGGACCTGCGCGAATACACGATGAAGATCAACCAGCTGGAGAAGGCGGGTGACGCCGTGTTGCGCAACGCCCTGCGCGATCTGTTCGGCAAAGGCCGTTACGACGTCCTCGACGTCATCAAGCTCAAGGAGATCTACGAAACGCTCGAGAACGTCACCGATCGCTGCGAGGATGTGGCCGATGTGCTCGACTCCATCACGGTGAAGAACGCGTGA